One window of Chamaesiphon minutus PCC 6605 genomic DNA carries:
- the hmpF gene encoding pilus motility taxis protein HmpF → MLYLAEVQKPKSGFNISGRSKAELKLLACQRTEQNWSAIPGEELIAAPDEANNYNPGVLVLVDMNANRQIQSPLRDAGKHLVGILQNLSRQIEKYKKEADEIESWRQSLSLQSQQLQLRQQEIYEREEDLEQKRAELDRLTQEAQALESTLEQHEQSRQDLAAQWEQLREKEQYLENQQQSLSGGALSEQQVDEIRAALQQLGGNSRGFNPQQLESTVTEIEAQQDLLNTHWQQLRYQQQRVDETQAELNRQQQEIERAKQQLQELQTSLEETQTAWEIQQHTLSMQQEYLQRLNVRIQLEQETYQKIYLMSKGGGIEIGDVQKIDLEQLEAMPLEELQSIVENLQTEVDRSVHFVHLEEEELQEKQAAIDELRQAIAAANEFDKLKLEADLADEQDGYNMLDHTLDGQRQTMRERQTFLQIHNRVLRQRQGHAPADADRTQIEWESILGLLETQRQQQQSEFTQVETEIQNLRTTIEQTKAKIEQQVETYIRESKQVQQLEQQHQTTKQLSLELAAKIELYQEILPSLQQRIDAFKQQLGNLADAAEQQPENQQAMHHIESLLNNLVHGTPMS, encoded by the coding sequence GTGTTGTATCTAGCAGAAGTCCAAAAGCCAAAATCTGGGTTTAATATCAGCGGCAGAAGTAAAGCTGAACTCAAATTATTGGCCTGTCAGCGTACCGAACAAAATTGGAGTGCGATTCCTGGTGAAGAATTAATCGCCGCTCCTGACGAGGCAAATAACTATAATCCTGGGGTATTAGTCCTCGTGGATATGAATGCCAATCGTCAGATTCAATCGCCCTTGCGGGACGCTGGCAAACATCTGGTAGGTATTCTCCAAAATCTCTCACGCCAAATCGAAAAATATAAAAAAGAAGCCGATGAAATCGAAAGCTGGCGGCAATCCCTGAGCCTCCAAAGCCAACAGTTACAACTGCGCCAGCAAGAAATTTACGAACGGGAAGAAGATTTAGAACAAAAACGTGCCGAACTCGACAGGTTGACTCAAGAAGCACAAGCTTTGGAATCGACACTCGAACAACACGAGCAATCTCGGCAAGATTTGGCAGCACAATGGGAACAATTACGCGAGAAAGAACAATATCTCGAAAATCAACAGCAATCGCTCAGTGGTGGAGCTTTGAGCGAGCAGCAAGTAGATGAAATTCGAGCAGCTCTCCAGCAATTAGGCGGTAATTCGCGCGGTTTCAATCCCCAACAATTAGAAAGTACTGTTACCGAAATTGAAGCTCAACAAGATCTCCTCAATACACATTGGCAACAGCTTCGTTATCAGCAGCAACGTGTCGATGAAACGCAAGCAGAACTTAACCGCCAACAGCAGGAAATCGAACGCGCCAAGCAGCAGCTTCAAGAGTTGCAAACTTCGCTGGAGGAAACCCAAACTGCTTGGGAAATTCAACAGCATACTTTGAGTATGCAACAAGAATATCTTCAGCGTCTAAATGTTCGCATCCAGCTCGAACAAGAAACTTATCAGAAAATTTATCTGATGTCTAAAGGTGGCGGTATCGAGATCGGCGATGTTCAAAAAATCGATCTCGAACAGCTCGAAGCAATGCCGCTCGAAGAGTTACAATCGATCGTCGAAAATCTGCAAACTGAAGTCGATCGATCGGTGCATTTCGTCCATTTGGAAGAAGAAGAACTCCAAGAAAAACAAGCTGCCATTGACGAACTCCGTCAAGCGATCGCTGCTGCTAATGAGTTCGATAAACTCAAACTAGAGGCTGATTTAGCAGACGAACAAGATGGCTATAATATGCTCGACCATACTCTCGATGGGCAACGTCAAACGATGCGCGAGCGTCAAACTTTCTTGCAAATTCACAATCGAGTTTTACGCCAGCGTCAGGGACATGCACCCGCAGATGCAGATCGCACTCAGATCGAGTGGGAGTCGATCTTAGGTTTATTAGAGACTCAACGCCAGCAACAGCAATCGGAATTCACTCAGGTGGAAACCGAGATCCAGAATCTGCGGACGACGATCGAACAAACCAAAGCTAAAATCGAACAACAGGTAGAGACTTATATCCGCGAATCCAAACAAGTCCAGCAGCTCGAACAGCAGCATCAAACTACTAAGCAACTATCGCTCGAGTTAGCTGCCAAAATCGAGTTATATCAAGAGATCTTGCCCTCGTTACAACAGAGGATCGATGCTTTCAAACAGCAATTGGGTAACTTGGCGGACGCGGCAGAGCAGCAACCAGAAAATCAACAAGCCATGCACCATATTGAGTCTTTACTCAACAATTTAGTTCATGGTACGCCCATGAGTTAA
- a CDS encoding response regulator transcription factor, translated as MKTVLVVDDSTAQREMIKELLQASGMTVNVATDGEQAVEVALEIVPDIVVLDVVMPKMNGYEVCRTLKSNPKTQNVPVILCSSKSEDFDKHWGMRQGADAYVCKPFEPVELLSTIKQLLRN; from the coding sequence ATGAAAACAGTTCTAGTGGTAGATGATAGTACCGCCCAGCGGGAAATGATCAAAGAGCTACTTCAAGCTAGTGGGATGACAGTAAATGTCGCCACAGATGGCGAACAAGCGGTAGAAGTGGCACTAGAAATCGTGCCAGATATAGTGGTGCTCGATGTCGTGATGCCCAAAATGAATGGTTATGAAGTTTGCCGCACGCTTAAATCCAATCCCAAAACTCAAAATGTGCCCGTGATCTTATGTAGTTCCAAAAGTGAAGATTTTGACAAACATTGGGGGATGCGCCAAGGTGCCGATGCCTATGTTTGTAAACCTTTCGAGCCAGTCGAATTACTGAGCACAATCAAACAGTTATTGCGAAATTAG
- a CDS encoding chemotaxis protein CheW, giving the protein MVLNLDFLTSDDNSAANEVSSGSRDGELCLRFDVPSGNEFALPASGVREVMSVYFDRITPIPNASPYFLGTYNWRGQVIWVADLGQFLGDRVLVNTDQNEVSVLIVEEQELVMGFAVHTVANTEWLDIERVLPPDRQIPAAMKGYVKGIYSTGADRPELRLLDQVAILRSSQWTI; this is encoded by the coding sequence ATGGTTCTCAATTTAGATTTTCTCACCAGTGACGATAACTCGGCAGCTAATGAGGTCAGTTCGGGTAGCCGCGATGGAGAATTGTGTTTGCGATTTGACGTACCGTCGGGTAATGAATTCGCACTCCCGGCTTCTGGCGTGCGCGAGGTCATGTCCGTTTATTTCGATCGAATAACGCCGATTCCCAATGCTTCACCTTATTTCTTAGGTACGTATAATTGGCGCGGTCAAGTAATTTGGGTCGCAGATTTGGGACAGTTTTTGGGCGATCGAGTTTTGGTAAATACCGACCAGAATGAAGTTTCGGTATTAATTGTCGAAGAACAAGAACTCGTAATGGGTTTTGCCGTTCATACGGTCGCGAATACTGAGTGGTTGGACATCGAGCGGGTACTCCCTCCCGATCGTCAAATCCCTGCTGCCATGAAGGGTTATGTCAAAGGAATATATAGCACCGGAGCCGATCGTCCGGAATTGCGATTACTCGACCAAGTGGCGATTCTGCGTTCTTCTCAATGGACGATTTAA
- a CDS encoding methyl-accepting chemotaxis protein, whose amino-acid sequence MISNPDRMQDYTQDYQLAEAAYLQGNYEKAATIIDTLVTKFQDDPSVRLLRGHIYCYGLYQYEIGKKEYEYVIGISTDPEFLQFAHSGLDYANSCIGQMGDRVEREQFNGGDSGGHYRNTTADSAELLTWRQPEDLTADEDFDLAALNFNVDMSGQLFPAQGTDIFSLETNTNIGSHKPQIATGFYNNEQETLTDAFAFGYNQEESKAEQLFDDLPLANASEAADDTGFFNISPAAQRAFETLDPDRSPSPFESSDRSTDVPAAVSPEPESNTDMPDSTVAASERPTMIFPAHAPEPSVQPLHDKIAEISGDFGPAEFSVEDISDALNEISGALPMAWPPTGQSSNPANWMDEISPADARGIERHDDIDNPQADGFDFNVAQAFQDAFQPQEVHTTPPAAHVPPAQSPPKFATIEQPQFAAEDGDFGPQSGFLDLPDDFLEQRVPSAMETPKSSAMFDDSSTFINGVSISGIKAQPTGAISSMYRDDNSHLTHIAPAQGIFAPFENASFQKKQWMISGAAGLGAAVVIAGVTFVASLTLPEKVAKDARPPLQNAGALMMLLGGLTSFGVTKILTGRYTRQVTRSVRDLQSNFEQVAQGNMGARATVSSQDELGVLSSSFNYMLQSVVTSNSEAQRKAREMELAKDELQRQVIRLLDDVEGAARGDLTVKAEVTADVLGAVADSFNLTIDSLRQIVQQVQVAAVQVNQSSTESEAFARRLSSDALSQAEELAVTVNSVQMMTASIKRVAESARESEEVARTASSTALRGGEAVERTVAGIQEIRETVAESTRKVKRLAESSQQISQIVSVISQIASRTNLLALNASIEAARAGESGKGFAIVADEVRQLADRSAKALKEIEHIVLQIQSETGSVMAAMEQGTQQVIQGTKLAEQAKRSLDDIIQVSNRIDALVRSITSDTIEQRETSKAVTEVMQSVEIQAQSTSQEAQKVSSSLENLVVVARNLLTYVERFKVE is encoded by the coding sequence ATGATTTCTAATCCCGATCGTATGCAAGACTATACTCAAGATTATCAACTAGCAGAAGCAGCTTATCTCCAAGGTAACTATGAAAAAGCAGCGACAATTATCGACACTCTAGTTACTAAATTTCAGGACGACCCTAGCGTTCGGCTCTTGCGCGGACACATCTATTGTTATGGTTTGTATCAATACGAAATTGGTAAAAAAGAGTATGAATATGTCATCGGTATTTCTACCGATCCAGAATTCTTACAATTTGCCCATAGCGGATTAGACTATGCCAATTCTTGTATCGGTCAAATGGGCGATCGAGTCGAGCGCGAACAGTTTAATGGCGGCGATTCTGGCGGACATTACCGAAATACGACTGCCGATTCTGCCGAATTACTAACGTGGAGACAGCCGGAAGATCTGACTGCTGACGAAGATTTCGATCTAGCCGCGCTGAACTTTAACGTAGATATGTCGGGACAACTGTTTCCCGCTCAAGGGACAGATATTTTCTCGCTCGAGACTAACACCAATATTGGTAGCCACAAACCACAAATAGCCACTGGATTTTATAACAACGAGCAAGAAACCCTCACTGATGCTTTTGCATTTGGCTATAATCAGGAAGAAAGCAAAGCAGAGCAACTATTCGACGATTTACCGCTAGCAAACGCATCCGAAGCAGCAGACGATACTGGCTTTTTTAATATTTCGCCAGCAGCACAGCGCGCCTTCGAGACTCTCGATCCAGATCGGTCTCCATCTCCCTTTGAAAGTTCGGATCGCTCGACAGATGTACCCGCAGCCGTCAGCCCCGAGCCAGAGTCCAATACTGACATGCCAGATAGCACCGTAGCGGCGTCAGAGCGACCGACGATGATTTTTCCCGCTCATGCCCCCGAACCCTCAGTGCAGCCGCTCCACGATAAAATCGCTGAAATTAGCGGCGACTTCGGTCCAGCGGAGTTTTCGGTCGAAGATATCTCTGATGCTCTCAATGAGATTAGCGGCGCGCTGCCAATGGCTTGGCCGCCAACAGGTCAGTCATCCAATCCCGCCAATTGGATGGACGAGATCTCCCCCGCCGATGCGCGCGGCATCGAGCGGCACGATGACATCGATAACCCCCAAGCTGACGGGTTTGATTTTAATGTGGCACAAGCTTTTCAAGATGCGTTTCAACCTCAAGAAGTCCATACCACTCCACCTGCGGCTCATGTCCCACCAGCCCAATCCCCTCCAAAATTTGCGACAATCGAGCAACCACAATTTGCAGCAGAAGATGGAGACTTTGGGCCGCAATCGGGATTTTTGGATCTGCCAGACGATTTTCTCGAACAGCGCGTACCATCAGCGATGGAAACACCTAAATCTTCAGCTATGTTTGATGATAGTTCGACCTTTATTAATGGAGTGTCGATCTCTGGTATCAAAGCTCAGCCTACTGGAGCTATAAGTAGTATGTATCGAGACGATAATTCCCACCTGACTCACATTGCTCCCGCTCAAGGCATCTTTGCACCGTTTGAAAATGCCTCATTCCAGAAAAAGCAGTGGATGATCTCTGGTGCTGCGGGTCTGGGTGCGGCAGTTGTCATTGCTGGGGTAACTTTTGTTGCCAGTCTCACGCTCCCCGAAAAAGTTGCTAAAGATGCGCGTCCGCCACTCCAAAATGCTGGCGCGTTGATGATGTTATTGGGCGGCTTGACTAGTTTTGGGGTTACTAAAATCTTGACTGGTCGTTACACCAGACAGGTGACTCGGAGCGTTCGCGATCTTCAGTCTAATTTCGAGCAAGTGGCTCAAGGAAATATGGGGGCGCGGGCGACTGTCTCTTCGCAAGATGAATTGGGCGTCTTGTCTTCTTCGTTCAACTATATGCTCCAATCGGTGGTCACTAGTAACTCCGAAGCCCAACGCAAGGCACGGGAGATGGAACTTGCCAAAGACGAACTCCAACGCCAAGTAATTCGCCTCCTCGACGATGTAGAAGGCGCGGCACGCGGCGATCTAACCGTTAAAGCCGAAGTTACTGCCGACGTCCTCGGTGCGGTGGCAGACTCCTTTAACTTAACGATCGATAGCTTACGGCAGATCGTTCAACAGGTACAAGTCGCCGCCGTTCAGGTCAACCAAAGTTCGACCGAAAGTGAAGCTTTCGCCCGTCGCTTATCTTCTGACGCCCTCAGTCAAGCCGAAGAACTCGCCGTCACAGTGAACTCCGTCCAAATGATGACCGCCTCGATCAAACGGGTAGCCGAAAGCGCGCGGGAATCGGAAGAAGTAGCTCGCACGGCATCTTCGACCGCCCTCCGAGGTGGTGAAGCGGTCGAGCGGACGGTAGCGGGTATTCAAGAAATTCGCGAAACAGTTGCAGAAAGTACTCGCAAAGTCAAGCGTCTGGCCGAGTCTTCGCAACAAATTTCGCAAATTGTCTCGGTAATTTCGCAAATTGCTTCGCGGACCAACTTACTGGCCCTCAACGCCAGTATCGAGGCAGCTAGAGCGGGTGAATCTGGTAAGGGATTTGCGATCGTTGCCGATGAAGTCCGCCAGCTAGCCGACAGAAGTGCTAAAGCTCTTAAAGAAATCGAGCATATCGTACTCCAGATTCAAAGCGAGACTGGTTCGGTAATGGCAGCGATGGAACAAGGTACGCAACAAGTTATTCAGGGTACCAAACTGGCAGAACAAGCCAAACGATCTCTCGATGACATCATTCAAGTATCCAATCGGATCGATGCACTAGTACGATCGATTACCTCCGATACGATTGAGCAACGCGAAACCTCCAAAGCCGTCACCGAAGTTATGCAATCGGTTGAAATTCAGGCTCAGTCAACTTCTCAAGAAGCACAGAAGGTATCTTCATCCCTCGAAAACCTGGTTGTCGTCGCTCGCAACCTGCTAACTTATGTCGAACGATTCAAAGTCGAGTAG
- a CDS encoding response regulator, whose amino-acid sequence MEQDRILGYFLEEASEHLNTIEQGLRKLPETVKQPTMIRELFRAAHSIKGSAAMLGLLDVQKIGDRFEANFKILKEHPQLAVDTQLQSLFLESFSFLQAGIEEVRGSSDPYRQDPATPDPIGDPVFEELKAYLQHLLAAADLPAKSAIPAPPVVRDPSIEQVFGEYTSRKLDEIIHLCLQPDSPAIRAQIQQICQKLGNLGENFDFLEWTHLFTACRLAIANPANFLPQLGESMTIAVKQAQALVLADRHQQIVVTPDLEALIATKAPIAEHILHPNVSSGESAQHTGENLSTWKLDRTQEETTEKIEISPTPVHLQAQDFKSIDSNVSATMDLPAAEFDADAMELNEFVNSLGNEIPAEGTWLQDEDFAALDISQSEVGSSNDTFYQQMFAPSASTPAVPPVTDLAMAIEAVGEVAPGEYDEETFYTPELGDIDDADFPNFWADAQLAAPQSLFSDLDLLDPIEPQLPPPLSLDRDLADLAGPDFSLDRPMSDLFPSVSTPEEMAALELPPVKSDRESDDPELGSNTVPEADIAALTSDDFRPDVRSQPTDLELEATLSEPISNLPPVTDVSCSHTSDVLVLEQLNASNFAAASEQPNLEDSNVAKLPADPDLHFLNELDAANVPADLQAANLQFLANLNEEIPSTDSDLEFEATLNEGLSSVDADLAFLETLNDEPHSTGSDLLFLEDLNGDREATPATETERITSELTSWVDSSIGADRLDDFAELDLNEIGIVDRDLESSNAEDANESNLTANDNNLGELELTDLSEANLEPNLNNSDILLIDTDLDIDALDRELINFEVEASNSDFADLDVNLQSFDELSEDSSNGSSLTDLDLELLNPSEVPAAEAIASEHSSPDSYELTDINASNENLDLDLDLDNFNDLDMTDIGTDLELLDNIESSLAEDSSNFNLDLLGANNTNTDDFSSPDFADISKSIEASATSDRLDLDLNLLDETIVSASESPSQNLEDISELDFNFDELSSDLSSAELTDLDGMLELPASNLLDSENLDALLGVAVGAGGAAAIGALAFDDLDALMDAPTTITAPEHSLDDLDSLFATPTPTVAPTTRQPEREPKDRRAKRSRTFDQTMKVSVKYLDNLNNLVGELVVNRNTLEQDQNRMRQFVEKLLSEVQKLNEVGKRMQDLYERSLMENSLVASRQQSKPTPTNLPNSEDISNSNNSGIEYDPLEMDRFTPIHLLSQKMIELTVRVRESTADIEFVVDGSTEVTRTLRQITGQLQEDLTKSRMVPFAQTADRLQRGVRDNGLKYGKEIALTVEGRDTLIDKVILESLTDPLNHMVNNAIAHGIESAETRVAAGKPSEGKITIRALHQGNQTIISISDDGAGIDPERVKNKAIEKGIITARQAAAMTKNEVYELLFLPSFSTKDEADELSGRGVGMDVVKTSITDIRGTISTESQLGVGTTFTIRLPLALSIAKALIAINNKSNIAFPMDGIEDTQDVSPEQIQTDAEGNQCIFWRDELMPFTPLSELLGFNRPLARNSFYSANDDDSDLVSVLILRSDGNLTAVQVDKITGDQEIVIKPLQGPAAKPLGIAGATVMGDGRIVPIADVMELIALAKGTLTRHIPTQWTDGIPAPTVETRESMVLIVDDSITVRELLSLTFKRAGYRVEQARDGQEAWDKLRAGLPCDIVFCDIEMPRMDGLEFLSRIQKDNALKKVPVAMLTSRGSDRHRQIASQLGASGYFIKPYLEEALLDAAKRMIKGEVLEIV is encoded by the coding sequence ATGGAACAAGATCGCATTCTAGGCTACTTTTTAGAAGAAGCTAGCGAACACTTAAACACGATCGAGCAAGGCTTACGCAAACTTCCCGAAACAGTCAAACAGCCGACAATGATTCGCGAACTGTTTCGTGCGGCACATTCGATTAAGGGTAGTGCGGCAATGCTAGGACTGCTCGATGTCCAAAAAATTGGCGATCGATTTGAAGCCAATTTTAAAATCCTTAAAGAACACCCGCAACTGGCAGTAGATACGCAATTACAATCGCTATTTTTAGAAAGTTTTAGTTTCTTGCAAGCTGGGATCGAAGAGGTGCGCGGATCTAGCGATCCGTATCGTCAAGATCCGGCAACACCAGATCCTATTGGCGATCCGGTATTTGAAGAACTCAAAGCTTATCTCCAACACCTGCTTGCCGCTGCCGATCTGCCAGCAAAATCTGCCATTCCCGCACCACCAGTAGTTCGCGATCCGTCGATCGAACAAGTTTTTGGGGAATACACTAGTCGTAAGCTCGATGAAATCATCCATCTGTGCTTGCAACCAGATTCACCAGCTATCCGCGCTCAAATTCAACAGATTTGTCAAAAATTAGGCAATCTCGGCGAAAATTTTGATTTCCTCGAATGGACGCATCTCTTCACCGCCTGTCGGCTAGCGATCGCCAATCCAGCTAATTTTCTGCCACAATTAGGCGAAAGTATGACGATCGCGGTCAAACAAGCACAGGCTCTAGTTTTGGCAGATCGCCATCAACAGATTGTAGTGACACCAGATCTGGAAGCTTTAATCGCTACTAAGGCTCCCATTGCCGAGCATATTCTTCACCCAAATGTCAGCAGTGGCGAATCGGCACAGCACACTGGCGAAAATCTCAGCACCTGGAAATTAGATCGCACTCAAGAAGAGACAACAGAAAAAATTGAAATCTCTCCAACACCAGTGCATTTACAAGCACAGGATTTTAAATCGATCGATTCTAACGTCTCTGCCACCATGGACTTGCCAGCGGCTGAGTTTGATGCCGATGCCATGGAATTAAATGAGTTTGTGAACTCGCTGGGTAATGAGATTCCTGCTGAAGGGACTTGGCTGCAAGATGAAGATTTTGCAGCTCTAGACATCAGTCAGAGCGAGGTTGGTAGCTCGAACGACACATTCTATCAGCAGATGTTTGCACCGTCGGCATCGACTCCAGCAGTGCCGCCTGTTACTGATTTGGCAATGGCGATCGAGGCTGTTGGAGAAGTAGCTCCTGGTGAGTATGATGAAGAGACATTCTATACTCCCGAGCTAGGAGATATTGATGATGCTGATTTTCCCAATTTTTGGGCGGATGCACAATTGGCAGCACCACAAAGCCTGTTTTCAGATCTAGATCTACTCGATCCGATCGAGCCACAACTTCCGCCACCGCTCTCATTAGATCGAGATTTAGCCGATCTTGCTGGGCCAGATTTTAGCCTCGATCGACCCATGAGCGATCTATTTCCGAGCGTCTCTACACCTGAAGAAATGGCTGCATTGGAGTTACCACCAGTCAAGAGCGATCGCGAAAGTGACGATCCCGAACTCGGCTCTAATACTGTGCCAGAAGCAGATATCGCCGCACTCACATCAGATGATTTTCGTCCCGATGTTCGATCGCAGCCAACAGATCTCGAACTGGAAGCCACACTTAGCGAGCCAATTTCAAATCTTCCGCCAGTTACTGATGTAAGCTGCTCACATACTTCGGATGTGCTCGTTTTAGAACAGCTCAACGCTAGTAATTTCGCAGCAGCTTCAGAGCAACCCAATTTAGAAGACTCAAATGTAGCTAAGTTACCAGCAGATCCAGATCTACACTTCTTAAATGAATTAGATGCAGCTAATGTACCAGCAGATCTCCAAGCTGCCAACTTACAGTTTTTAGCTAACTTAAATGAAGAGATCCCTTCTACCGATTCAGATTTAGAGTTTGAAGCAACCTTAAATGAAGGACTATCTTCGGTAGATGCTGACTTAGCATTTCTAGAAACCTTAAATGATGAGCCACATTCGACAGGTTCGGATTTACTATTTTTAGAAGACTTAAATGGCGATCGAGAAGCGACACCCGCAACAGAAACCGAGCGAATTACCAGCGAATTAACAAGCTGGGTCGATAGTTCGATCGGCGCAGATCGACTCGATGATTTTGCCGAATTAGACTTGAACGAGATCGGTATTGTCGATCGAGATCTAGAGTCGTCGAATGCGGAAGATGCGAATGAATCTAACCTTACTGCTAATGACAATAATCTTGGTGAATTAGAATTAACCGATCTCAGCGAAGCAAATCTAGAACCAAATCTTAATAATTCAGATATATTATTAATCGATACCGATTTAGATATCGATGCGCTCGATCGCGAGTTGATAAATTTTGAAGTAGAGGCAAGCAATAGCGATTTTGCCGATCTCGATGTCAATCTACAAAGCTTTGACGAGCTATCGGAAGATTCATCGAACGGAAGTAGTTTGACAGATTTAGATTTAGAGCTATTAAATCCTAGTGAAGTACCTGCTGCTGAAGCGATCGCCAGCGAACATAGTTCGCCAGATAGTTATGAGTTGACAGATATCAATGCTAGTAACGAAAACTTAGATCTCGATCTCGATCTAGATAATTTCAACGATCTAGATATGACCGATATCGGTACAGATCTGGAGTTACTCGACAATATCGAGTCATCTCTGGCTGAAGATAGCTCGAATTTTAACCTAGATCTTTTAGGCGCAAATAATACCAATACTGATGATTTCTCATCTCCAGATTTTGCAGATATTTCTAAGAGCATAGAAGCATCAGCAACTAGCGATCGATTAGACTTAGATCTCAATCTTTTAGATGAAACCATTGTAAGTGCTAGTGAATCGCCATCGCAAAATCTTGAAGATATTTCCGAACTAGATTTTAACTTTGACGAACTTAGCTCCGATCTATCGAGTGCCGAGCTGACAGATTTGGATGGCATGTTAGAGCTACCTGCATCGAATCTGCTGGATTCGGAAAATTTAGATGCGCTACTCGGTGTTGCAGTGGGAGCAGGGGGTGCTGCTGCAATTGGGGCCTTAGCCTTCGACGATCTCGATGCCTTAATGGATGCGCCAACAACCATCACCGCGCCAGAACATAGTCTCGACGATCTCGATAGCTTGTTTGCTACTCCCACTCCGACAGTCGCACCAACCACTCGCCAACCGGAGCGCGAGCCAAAAGATCGCCGCGCCAAACGATCTCGGACATTCGACCAAACCATGAAGGTGTCGGTCAAATATCTCGATAACCTCAATAACTTAGTTGGAGAATTAGTTGTCAATCGCAACACCCTAGAGCAAGACCAAAATCGGATGCGCCAGTTTGTCGAAAAACTGCTCTCTGAAGTCCAAAAGCTCAACGAGGTTGGGAAACGGATGCAAGATCTCTACGAGCGATCGTTGATGGAAAATTCCCTCGTCGCCAGCCGTCAGCAGTCCAAACCCACCCCGACAAATTTACCCAATAGTGAAGACATTTCTAATAGTAATAATAGCGGCATCGAATACGATCCGTTAGAAATGGATCGCTTTACGCCGATTCACTTGCTCTCCCAAAAGATGATCGAGTTGACAGTGCGAGTACGCGAATCCACGGCGGATATCGAATTTGTCGTCGATGGCAGTACTGAAGTGACCCGGACATTACGGCAGATTACAGGACAACTCCAGGAAGACTTGACTAAGTCGCGAATGGTCCCCTTTGCCCAAACAGCCGACAGGTTGCAACGCGGCGTTCGGGATAATGGCCTCAAATATGGTAAAGAGATCGCACTCACCGTTGAAGGTCGCGATACCCTCATCGATAAAGTCATCCTCGAAAGCTTAACCGATCCGTTGAACCACATGGTCAATAACGCGATCGCGCACGGAATCGAATCAGCAGAGACCAGAGTAGCTGCGGGCAAACCTAGCGAAGGAAAAATAACGATTCGCGCTCTCCACCAAGGGAACCAAACCATTATCTCGATCTCCGATGATGGTGCGGGCATCGATCCCGAACGCGTCAAAAATAAAGCGATCGAAAAAGGCATTATTACCGCTCGACAAGCGGCAGCAATGACCAAAAACGAAGTCTACGAACTCCTGTTCCTGCCTAGTTTTTCGACTAAAGACGAGGCGGATGAATTGTCTGGACGCGGCGTGGGAATGGATGTGGTCAAAACTAGTATCACCGATATTCGCGGTACGATCTCGACCGAATCTCAGCTTGGCGTTGGGACGACCTTTACCATCCGTCTCCCACTGGCACTCAGTATCGCCAAAGCCCTGATTGCCATCAATAACAAGAGTAATATCGCCTTTCCAATGGATGGAATTGAAGATACTCAAGATGTCAGTCCCGAACAGATCCAAACCGATGCTGAGGGCAATCAGTGTATTTTCTGGCGCGACGAACTCATGCCATTTACACCGCTCTCGGAGCTGCTGGGATTCAATCGTCCGCTAGCGCGTAACAGTTTCTACAGTGCTAATGACGACGATAGCGATCTGGTTTCGGTCTTGATTCTCCGTAGTGATGGCAATCTCACCGCCGTTCAAGTAGATAAAATTACTGGCGACCAAGAAATTGTAATCAAACCCCTCCAAGGACCAGCCGCTAAACCACTGGGCATTGCTGGAGCTACCGTCATGGGTGATGGTCGGATCGTCCCGATTGCCGACGTGATGGAATTAATCGCCCTCGCCAAAGGCACCCTGACTCGCCATATTCCTACTCAATGGACGGATGGTATCCCCGCTCCGACTGTCGAAACTCGCGAATCGATGGTACTGATCGTCGATGACTCGATCACCGTCCGCGAATTGCTCTCATTGACCTTCAAACGGGCTGGCTACCGGGTCGAACAAGCCCGCGATGGTCAAGAAGCCTGGGACAAGCTCAGGGCTGGTCTACCCTGCGATATCGTCTTCTGTGATATCGAGATGCCACGGATGGATGGACTCGAATTCCTCTCGCGCATCCAAAAAGACAACGCGCTCAAAAAAGTCCCCGTTGCGATGCTAACTTCTCGCGGTAGCGATCGTCACCGCCAAATCGCCTCCCAACTCGGTGCCAGTGGCTACTTCATCAAACCCTACCTGGAAGAGGCTCTGCTCGATGCGGCGAAGCGGATGATCAAGGGTGAGGTGTTGGAGATTGTTTAG